One window of Candidatus Nitrospira kreftii genomic DNA carries:
- a CDS encoding Response regulator, LuxR family, protein MLNILIAEDYPLFRLGVKELLTDGLEAVKVGECDNAHDLFELVRRKKWDALILDITIPGTTGTEALKHVKKACPTLPVIVLTMYPEDQYAVRMFKAGADAYLTKASAPEELVKAVKKVLAGGQYVSQSFSEKLVRLVFQQTDRLPHEILSDREYEVMRLLASGKTVSEIADSLHLGTTTISTYRARILEKLNLKNNAELMRYAVQQGVLE, encoded by the coding sequence ATGCTGAACATTCTGATCGCCGAGGATTATCCGCTCTTTCGGCTTGGCGTCAAGGAGCTGCTGACGGACGGTCTGGAGGCCGTCAAGGTCGGGGAGTGCGACAACGCCCACGACCTCTTCGAGCTGGTCCGGCGCAAGAAATGGGATGCTCTCATTCTGGATATCACCATACCCGGCACCACCGGAACCGAAGCGCTCAAACACGTCAAGAAAGCCTGTCCAACACTGCCCGTCATCGTGCTGACGATGTACCCGGAGGATCAGTACGCTGTCCGCATGTTCAAGGCCGGGGCAGACGCCTATCTGACCAAGGCCAGCGCGCCGGAGGAGCTCGTCAAAGCCGTTAAGAAGGTGCTCGCCGGCGGACAATATGTGAGCCAGTCCTTTAGTGAGAAACTTGTGCGCCTGGTTTTCCAGCAAACCGACCGGCTGCCCCACGAGATTCTGTCGGATCGCGAGTACGAAGTGATGCGGCTCCTCGCGTCAGGTAAGACCGTCTCGGAAATCGCCGACAGCCTGCATTTAGGAACCACCACGATCAGTACCTACCGTGCCCGTATTCTTGAAAAACTGAATCTCAAAAACAACGCGGAACTCATGCGCTACGCGGTGCAACAGGGAGTTCTGGAATAA